A region of Granulicella aggregans DNA encodes the following proteins:
- a CDS encoding glycosyl hydrolase — MRIDGTRAFQISRANLVNGTLAIAACCATALCCSAQQARPTLTQIQLQFLSPPENSKPMVRWWWFGPAVEKAEILRELQQMKADNFGGVELAFVYPEVIDDPTHGLKNLPFLSPAMLDAVSYAQSEGRRLGLRVDVTLCSGWPYGGPATTLAEAAGRLRVIALALPPEATSLPKLKLSEGESILSTFVAKGTPTNWDASSPQGVTCGTPLPSATQPRVALFFVASHTLQQVKRAAVGAEGYVLDPFSKQAVATHLKAIGEPLLRAFGNTPPYAIFSDSLEAYGADWTPSLPEEFRKRRGYDLLPHLPELASGGSPAANQVRHDYGRTLTELVDENYLLQINTWAHDHRTKFRSQTYGEPAVSLSSQRFVDLPEGEHPQWRAFSTLRWATSANHLFGNKVTSGESFTWLHSPVFRATPLDMKAEADIDFIMGENQLIYHGWPYSPPQVGEPGWSLYAAAVFNDHNPWHPVMPEINLYVQRLSFLLRQGEPANQVAVLLPTDDAWAGFSPGQVTVSGAMNQLVSPALLSAILSAGYNVDFTDADTINRLGIHHSVLVLPPSDRIPIETLRKIDAWVKAGGHVIAVGHAPSIDADGTTPQQFIKLSKRLFSGDPLVADPATLEAALHRAAVPDLQLANAADSVKNGLGFIRRSLSDSDIYFVANTSNQFVQARAILASRFKNIARWDVDTGSASREDVQADGSIDLRLAPYESVLYVISDQTSQHQPKSHALKESLDLSRDWQVTFTASGQTGNEAELSDWITDPATLHYSGEAVYSRDFNLASVPAGPVFLQIDGGSALSGPSADSHGPPPLGPEGLPNPKITLPGPGMHATYDPPVREAALVTLNGHDAGALWHPPYRLEASALLRSGANHIEIHVYNTALNAWAAQPPHDYGPLIKRYGDRFQMQDLDQVRPIPSGLLGTIRLVFGGVAGPSE, encoded by the coding sequence ATGCGTATCGATGGCACCCGCGCCTTCCAAATCAGCCGCGCTAATCTGGTCAACGGCACCCTCGCGATTGCTGCATGCTGCGCGACTGCGCTCTGTTGCTCAGCGCAACAGGCTAGGCCCACCCTTACGCAGATCCAGCTACAGTTCCTCTCACCGCCGGAGAACAGCAAGCCGATGGTGCGATGGTGGTGGTTTGGTCCCGCTGTCGAGAAGGCCGAGATCCTCCGCGAACTCCAACAGATGAAGGCTGACAACTTTGGTGGCGTCGAACTTGCCTTCGTCTATCCGGAGGTGATCGATGACCCAACTCACGGCCTCAAGAACCTGCCATTCCTGTCTCCTGCGATGCTCGATGCCGTCTCCTACGCGCAGTCCGAGGGACGCAGGCTTGGGCTTCGTGTCGATGTCACGCTCTGCAGCGGCTGGCCCTACGGCGGCCCGGCTACGACACTGGCTGAGGCCGCAGGGCGCCTTCGCGTCATCGCTCTCGCACTTCCACCTGAAGCCACTTCCCTTCCCAAACTCAAGCTGAGCGAGGGCGAGAGCATCCTTTCTACATTTGTTGCAAAGGGCACGCCTACCAATTGGGACGCGTCCAGCCCTCAAGGAGTGACTTGTGGCACGCCTCTTCCATCAGCCACCCAGCCTCGTGTGGCTTTGTTTTTCGTAGCAAGCCACACGCTGCAGCAGGTGAAACGAGCGGCAGTAGGTGCCGAAGGCTACGTGCTCGATCCGTTCAGTAAACAAGCGGTTGCAACTCACCTGAAGGCTATCGGAGAGCCGTTGCTACGTGCCTTCGGAAACACGCCGCCTTACGCCATCTTCTCGGACTCACTTGAAGCGTACGGTGCCGATTGGACACCTTCGCTGCCCGAGGAGTTCCGCAAGCGGCGCGGTTACGATCTCTTGCCTCATCTACCCGAACTCGCATCTGGCGGCTCTCCCGCAGCCAATCAGGTTCGACACGACTATGGCCGCACCCTCACTGAACTAGTCGATGAAAACTATCTGCTCCAAATCAACACGTGGGCTCACGACCACCGTACGAAGTTCCGTTCGCAGACCTATGGCGAGCCCGCCGTCTCGCTCTCAAGCCAGCGTTTCGTAGATTTGCCCGAAGGCGAACATCCGCAGTGGCGCGCGTTCTCTACCCTGCGCTGGGCAACTTCGGCCAATCACCTCTTCGGCAATAAAGTGACATCTGGTGAGAGCTTCACATGGCTGCACTCGCCCGTCTTCCGCGCCACGCCGCTCGACATGAAAGCCGAGGCTGACATCGATTTCATCATGGGCGAGAACCAGCTCATCTATCACGGTTGGCCTTACTCCCCACCCCAGGTGGGAGAGCCTGGCTGGTCGCTCTACGCCGCTGCCGTCTTCAACGATCACAATCCGTGGCACCCGGTCATGCCCGAGATCAACCTTTACGTCCAGCGCCTCAGCTTCCTCCTGCGCCAGGGCGAGCCAGCCAACCAGGTCGCCGTCCTTCTGCCTACTGACGACGCGTGGGCGGGTTTCTCGCCGGGACAGGTCACGGTCTCAGGGGCCATGAACCAACTCGTCTCACCAGCATTGCTCTCGGCTATTCTCTCCGCTGGGTATAACGTCGACTTCACCGACGCCGACACAATCAACCGGCTCGGCATCCATCACTCCGTCCTCGTGCTTCCTCCCAGCGATCGCATTCCGATCGAGACTCTTCGCAAGATTGACGCATGGGTGAAAGCCGGCGGCCATGTGATCGCGGTCGGACACGCTCCCTCCATCGACGCCGATGGCACGACACCGCAGCAGTTCATCAAACTGTCGAAGCGACTCTTCTCGGGCGATCCGCTTGTCGCCGACCCCGCTACTCTTGAAGCCGCTTTGCATCGCGCCGCGGTACCTGACCTTCAACTCGCGAACGCAGCCGATTCCGTAAAGAACGGGCTCGGCTTCATCCGCCGAAGCCTTTCCGATAGCGATATCTACTTCGTCGCGAACACCTCGAATCAGTTCGTCCAAGCCCGCGCCATTCTTGCCAGCCGATTCAAGAACATCGCTCGGTGGGACGTCGATACTGGCTCCGCCAGCCGCGAAGATGTTCAGGCCGACGGCTCAATCGATCTTAGGCTTGCGCCCTACGAGTCTGTGCTTTATGTAATCAGCGACCAGACTTCGCAGCATCAGCCAAAGTCGCACGCACTCAAAGAATCGCTGGATCTAAGCCGAGACTGGCAGGTGACGTTCACCGCATCGGGTCAGACAGGAAATGAAGCTGAACTCTCCGACTGGATCACCGATCCCGCGACCCTGCACTACTCTGGCGAAGCCGTCTACAGCCGCGACTTCAATCTCGCCTCCGTCCCAGCTGGTCCGGTTTTTCTCCAGATCGACGGCGGCTCTGCGCTCTCCGGGCCATCTGCCGACAGCCACGGGCCGCCACCCCTCGGACCCGAAGGGCTTCCAAATCCGAAGATCACTCTTCCCGGCCCCGGCATGCACGCAACGTACGATCCGCCCGTCCGCGAGGCGGCCCTTGTAACCCTCAACGGTCATGATGCCGGCGCTCTCTGGCATCCGCCTTACCGCCTCGAAGCATCAGCTTTGCTACGCTCCGGAGCGAACCACATCGAAATCCACGTCTACAACACCGCTTTGAACGCCTGGGCCGCACAGCCTCCCCACGACTACGGCCCGCTCATCAAGCGGTACGGCGACCGCTTCCAGATGCAGGACCTTGATCAGGTCAGGCCCATTCCCTCGGGCCTGCTCGGCACCATCCGACTCGTCTTCGGAGGCGTTGCCGGTCCCAGCGAATAA